In one window of Paraflavitalea soli DNA:
- a CDS encoding PorP/SprF family type IX secretion system membrane protein has product MRRNYRSLLLLFIVSQFTFTAFSQDVGFSQFYDQPLLRNPALAGIFTGDVRLAASYRNQWQSLTIPYRTFGFSGEFKIPANIAPDDNVTIGLQLIRDVAGTSEFSTLQILPAVNYSLPLSPTSNSYLSIAFMGGLMQQRFDPTKLVLNDQFVSGSNGSFSILPSSRQVFNNTSVNYFDLSAGLSYNGVIRDDINYFIGAGIFHLTKPKVGFYEGNSITLNKKLALNAGFAAPTSETDQFIFYADYFKQFKEGFKPVGISTLQTGIMYSHDLFVLGDAQQTITGGLLYRLNDAIIPVVQLQLSKLIIGASYDINIDKLAAAARYRGGFELVLSFRDFLNYNQKERRQALCPRFAR; this is encoded by the coding sequence ATGAGACGCAACTATAGATCACTTTTGCTATTATTCATAGTAAGTCAGTTTACGTTCACGGCTTTTTCCCAGGATGTTGGCTTTTCTCAATTCTATGATCAGCCCCTCTTGCGCAATCCTGCCCTGGCAGGCATTTTTACAGGCGATGTACGACTCGCTGCTTCCTATAGAAATCAGTGGCAAAGCCTCACTATTCCCTATCGAACCTTTGGATTTAGCGGAGAGTTTAAAATACCGGCCAATATCGCCCCTGATGACAATGTCACAATAGGCTTACAGCTGATCAGAGATGTTGCCGGCACTTCCGAATTCAGCACTTTACAGATCCTACCAGCGGTTAATTACAGCCTGCCCCTGAGCCCCACCAGCAATTCCTATCTGTCGATAGCTTTTATGGGTGGCTTGATGCAACAACGATTTGACCCGACGAAGCTGGTACTGAATGATCAGTTTGTATCCGGAAGCAATGGGAGTTTCAGTATTCTTCCTTCCTCGCGACAAGTCTTTAACAATACCAGTGTCAACTATTTTGACCTGTCTGCCGGTTTAAGTTATAATGGTGTGATCAGAGATGATATTAATTATTTTATTGGCGCCGGTATATTCCACCTTACAAAACCCAAAGTGGGATTTTATGAAGGCAACTCAATAACGCTCAATAAGAAACTCGCGTTGAATGCTGGGTTTGCCGCACCCACCAGCGAAACCGACCAGTTTATTTTTTATGCAGATTATTTCAAGCAGTTCAAAGAGGGTTTTAAACCTGTAGGTATTAGCACACTTCAGACTGGTATCATGTACAGCCATGACCTTTTTGTTTTAGGCGATGCCCAGCAAACCATCACCGGGGGATTGTTGTATCGCCTGAACGATGCCATTATACCCGTTGTTCAATTGCAGCTGTCCAAATTAATTATAGGCGCCAGCTATGATATCAATATCGACAAGCTAGCTGCCGCGGCCCGCTACCGGGGAGGGTTTGAACTGGTACTTTCATTTAGAGATTTTTTAAACTACAACCAGAAAGAGCGTCGGCAGGCATTGTGCCCAAGATTTGCCAGGTAG
- a CDS encoding MopE-related protein has translation MRHILLIRLLAGVLFTGMALTGTVVQAQPVMRGAQPYLGQKSMRVFWTNSPGATEIEVRTRKDGGAWSAWTNMGSGINEFTDIGLSEGSKYTYQIREKVNGVWSAPSNEKGNSFQRLWPVMKAGDPSAESVEILHGFGQPIEADGDFYFHEGVDIHGETGVDMEWVRAPIGGIVKNHGGSGSDINVDLEVSIGGGTVFIQFNHLQDLDPNLKDNETVEAGQILGRIYKSPVWKTENSHTHCHYWGTEGNMFGSTMNPYNIWLSPTYRDPQGGAPVVMDVNGDSKDITFRKAPDSDDFFEDDKVHNGVDIIAEAVDKQSTDAPWQNPGFVGYFIQKEKKGSWVQSVKDVEDPYCVFNSSIFYHTDADHNNPLITQSIIYYKPKTQSKDPTTPGFYFWKQWFSYQVTNTKSTTGEEAEITDQARWCTDAQNTVGEDNGYVPGYKKARIIDEAKFEDARYRVGIVLKDLINKAPTRFKEFKVDNFRPYVKAVSIEGGKFKYKAEWAWEPGPGQLTLTEEKNDEKACGVIRIKVTMSEPMKDVTVEVPALGFSKNKTAAVGGSDGRVFEFEIPADLTKDGPEGPHKLEIDGHDVNDNAVQGFADKGAKGENDFHKRELDGSWKPASVRVGKDIIHEFKLLVLTIDVVAKPASSCGKKDGEATINAYGDEGPFEYSVDGSKFQASNVFKKLAGGWHQATVRKKDTECEFNQDFHLKDGKLEVDVSGFGSIEFCEDQRPTITLAASASGGSGDYEYSWPGGVLTVSGSGYYTVTVTDKQTGCKRTKGGKVTFIPIVCSRDPNDIVGPQGYGPGKMIAKSKSHPYMVRFENDPAFATAPAQVVKINHPLDKNTNLFSLRLGDFGFAGMTFSVPADKTYYAARLDVMDSLGVVVDVTAGIDVNKKEVFWIFESKDPATGLPPADALLGFLPVNDSTGKGEGFVSYTIKAASHTQTGDTIHAKASIVFDVNGAIETPQIFNTIDALPPVSKVKALPPVTNNTEIRVSWDGVDDAGGSGVRDYVLYVSENGGQFKAVQPASGDTVLLFNGAKGDTYSFFTVATDNTGNVEGMKNAGETTIKISDDCKDEICNGVDDDCDGEVDEGFIVTYYRDADGDGFGALSQPKQGTTCNVPAGYVLNSTDCNDNDKEVHPGATEVCNGKDDDCDGLVDEGCGIQRYYMDVDKDGYGRNEGSRLSATPIPGWVLVNGDCADWDATIYPGAPELANGRDDNCNGQVDEGLPMQRYYLDVDKDGFGRNENSKLSAIPLTGYVLVNGDCADFDPTIYPGAPELANGRDDNCNGQVDEGLPMQRYYLDVDKDGFGRNENSKLSAIPLTGYVLLNGDCADFDATIYPGAPELANGRDDNCNGQVDEGLPMQRYYQDVDKDGYGREQGSRLSAIPLAGYVLLGGDCNDFDPKVYPGAPEVKNNKDDNCDGQVDEVPRISVTGGAASNSKLSTEPVVAGKFEVVVSPVPSYYDFTVHLQQGDPVEKVRIRVYDQVGRLVEGKDQLSIGSKITIGGQYAKGYYTLEAVQGKNRQVVKLVKL, from the coding sequence ATGAGACATATATTACTCATTCGGTTATTAGCAGGTGTTTTATTCACCGGTATGGCGCTGACTGGTACAGTGGTGCAGGCCCAACCTGTAATGCGGGGTGCACAACCGTATCTGGGGCAAAAGTCCATGAGGGTATTCTGGACCAATTCGCCGGGGGCAACGGAAATAGAAGTACGCACCAGGAAGGATGGCGGCGCCTGGTCGGCCTGGACCAATATGGGATCAGGCATTAATGAGTTTACGGATATAGGCCTCTCGGAAGGGAGTAAGTATACTTACCAGATACGGGAAAAAGTAAATGGGGTGTGGAGCGCCCCCTCCAATGAAAAGGGCAATAGTTTTCAACGGTTATGGCCTGTCATGAAAGCCGGTGATCCATCGGCCGAAAGTGTGGAGATATTACACGGTTTCGGGCAACCGATCGAAGCAGATGGTGATTTTTATTTTCACGAAGGGGTGGATATCCATGGTGAGACAGGAGTAGATATGGAATGGGTGCGTGCCCCTATTGGAGGGATCGTTAAAAACCATGGCGGTAGTGGCAGTGATATCAATGTGGACCTGGAGGTCTCTATTGGCGGCGGTACTGTGTTCATTCAGTTTAATCACCTGCAGGACCTGGATCCCAACCTGAAAGACAATGAAACGGTGGAAGCGGGACAAATACTTGGCCGTATTTACAAAAGCCCTGTGTGGAAGACGGAAAACTCCCACACGCATTGTCATTATTGGGGTACGGAGGGAAATATGTTTGGCAGTACGATGAACCCTTATAATATCTGGCTTTCGCCCACCTATCGAGACCCGCAGGGTGGCGCGCCGGTGGTGATGGATGTAAACGGGGATAGTAAGGATATTACGTTCCGCAAGGCGCCGGACTCAGATGATTTTTTCGAGGATGATAAGGTGCATAACGGGGTTGATATTATTGCAGAAGCAGTGGATAAACAATCTACGGATGCTCCCTGGCAGAACCCAGGTTTTGTAGGTTATTTTATACAAAAGGAGAAAAAGGGTTCCTGGGTGCAATCGGTGAAGGATGTGGAGGACCCCTATTGTGTGTTCAACAGCTCGATATTTTATCATACGGATGCAGACCATAATAACCCGCTGATCACGCAGAGCATCATTTATTACAAGCCGAAAACGCAAAGTAAAGACCCGACGACACCTGGCTTTTATTTTTGGAAGCAATGGTTCAGCTACCAGGTGACGAATACCAAGAGCACTACGGGAGAAGAAGCGGAGATCACTGATCAGGCCCGTTGGTGTACGGATGCACAGAATACGGTGGGTGAGGACAATGGTTATGTACCAGGTTATAAGAAAGCGAGGATCATCGATGAAGCCAAGTTTGAAGATGCCAGGTACCGGGTAGGTATTGTATTGAAAGACCTGATCAATAAAGCGCCCACCAGGTTCAAGGAATTCAAGGTAGATAATTTCCGTCCTTATGTAAAGGCGGTATCGATAGAAGGGGGCAAATTCAAATATAAGGCTGAGTGGGCATGGGAGCCGGGCCCGGGACAACTGACGCTGACGGAAGAAAAGAACGATGAAAAGGCCTGTGGGGTGATCAGGATCAAAGTAACAATGAGTGAGCCTATGAAGGATGTGACTGTGGAAGTACCTGCGCTTGGCTTTAGCAAGAACAAAACGGCAGCGGTTGGTGGTTCTGATGGAAGGGTATTTGAGTTTGAAATACCTGCTGATCTTACCAAGGATGGTCCGGAAGGTCCGCATAAACTGGAGATCGACGGGCATGATGTGAATGACAATGCGGTACAGGGATTTGCTGATAAGGGAGCAAAGGGAGAGAATGATTTTCACAAGCGTGAGCTGGATGGTTCCTGGAAGCCGGCTTCGGTGCGTGTGGGCAAAGACATTATCCATGAATTCAAGCTGCTGGTGCTTACGATCGATGTAGTGGCCAAGCCTGCTTCTTCCTGTGGTAAGAAAGACGGAGAAGCCACGATCAATGCATATGGTGATGAAGGCCCGTTTGAGTACAGTGTGGATGGATCAAAATTTCAGGCTTCGAATGTATTTAAGAAACTGGCGGGCGGCTGGCACCAGGCCACGGTGCGTAAAAAAGATACGGAGTGTGAGTTCAACCAGGATTTTCACCTGAAGGATGGCAAGCTGGAAGTAGACGTGTCGGGCTTTGGTTCTATAGAGTTCTGTGAAGATCAACGGCCCACCATTACTTTGGCAGCTTCTGCCAGCGGTGGATCGGGTGATTATGAATATAGCTGGCCGGGTGGTGTATTGACGGTAAGCGGCTCAGGATACTATACGGTGACAGTGACGGATAAACAAACAGGTTGTAAACGTACAAAGGGTGGTAAGGTTACCTTCATTCCCATTGTATGTTCGAGAGATCCCAACGATATTGTAGGACCGCAGGGATATGGTCCGGGTAAGATGATCGCCAAATCGAAAAGTCATCCCTATATGGTGCGCTTTGAGAATGATCCCGCATTTGCTACGGCGCCTGCGCAGGTGGTAAAGATCAATCATCCGTTGGATAAGAATACCAACCTGTTCTCTTTGCGGCTGGGTGATTTCGGATTTGCTGGTATGACCTTCTCTGTGCCGGCGGATAAAACCTATTATGCAGCCCGGCTGGATGTGATGGACTCGCTGGGTGTGGTAGTGGATGTAACGGCGGGTATTGATGTGAACAAAAAAGAAGTGTTCTGGATATTCGAGTCGAAGGACCCGGCCACGGGGTTGCCTCCTGCCGATGCGTTACTGGGTTTCCTGCCGGTGAATGACTCTACCGGCAAAGGGGAAGGGTTTGTGTCCTATACGATCAAGGCCGCTAGCCATACGCAGACAGGTGATACCATTCATGCGAAAGCCAGCATTGTGTTTGATGTGAACGGGGCTATTGAAACACCACAAATATTCAATACGATCGATGCACTGCCGCCGGTGAGCAAGGTAAAAGCTTTACCGCCTGTTACCAATAATACGGAGATCAGGGTGAGCTGGGATGGCGTTGATGACGCTGGCGGGTCAGGTGTCCGTGATTATGTATTGTATGTGTCGGAAAATGGGGGCCAATTCAAGGCGGTGCAGCCGGCCTCGGGTGATACGGTACTCCTGTTCAATGGTGCCAAAGGAGATACTTATAGCTTCTTTACGGTGGCTACGGATAATACGGGCAATGTTGAAGGGATGAAAAATGCCGGGGAAACGACTATTAAAATCAGTGACGATTGCAAGGATGAAATATGTAATGGGGTAGATGATGATTGTGATGGGGAAGTGGATGAAGGATTTATCGTTACTTATTACCGTGATGCCGACGGAGATGGCTTTGGCGCCTTGTCGCAGCCAAAACAGGGCACTACCTGTAATGTGCCGGCAGGCTATGTATTGAACAGTACGGATTGTAATGACAATGATAAGGAGGTGCATCCCGGCGCCACGGAGGTCTGTAACGGGAAGGACGATGATTGTGATGGCCTGGTGGATGAAGGTTGTGGTATACAACGGTACTATATGGATGTCGACAAAGATGGCTATGGCCGCAATGAAGGCTCGCGCCTGTCTGCTACGCCCATTCCCGGCTGGGTGCTGGTGAATGGAGACTGTGCAGACTGGGATGCTACGATCTATCCCGGCGCTCCTGAACTGGCGAATGGCCGCGACGACAACTGTAACGGCCAGGTGGATGAAGGGTTGCCCATGCAGCGGTATTACCTGGATGTAGATAAAGATGGTTTTGGCCGCAATGAGAACTCCAAGCTATCAGCGATACCGTTGACAGGCTATGTATTGGTGAATGGTGACTGTGCCGATTTTGATCCTACGATCTACCCTGGTGCGCCTGAACTGGCCAATGGCCGTGACGACAACTGTAACGGGCAGGTGGATGAAGGGCTGCCGATGCAGCGGTATTACCTGGATGTAGATAAAGATGGCTTTGGCCGTAATGAGAACTCGAAGTTATCAGCGATACCGTTGACAGGCTATGTACTGTTAAACGGTGACTGTGCCGATTTCGATGCTACGATCTATCCCGGCGCGCCTGAACTGGCCAATGGCCGTGACGACAACTGTAACGGGCAGGTAGATGAAGGGTTGCCGATGCAACGGTATTATCAGGATGTAGACAAAGATGGTTATGGACGTGAGCAGGGTTCCCGATTGAGTGCTATTCCCTTAGCCGGCTATGTATTGCTGGGCGGCGATTGTAATGACTTTGATCCGAAAGTATACCCCGGCGCACCGGAAGTGAAGAATAACAAGGACGATAATTGTGATGGTCAGGTGGATGAAGTGCCACGCATCAGTGTGACGGGTGGTGCGGCCAGCAATAGCAAGCTAAGCACAGAGCCGGTTGTGGCGGGTAAATTCGAGGTAGTGGTATCTCCGGTGCCCAGCTATTATGACTTCACGGTTCACCTGCAGCAGGGTGATCCGGTTGAGAAAGTGCGCATCCGGGTGTATGACCAGGTGGGCCGGTTGGTGGAAGGGAAGGACCAGCTTTCGATTGGTTCGAAGATCACGATTGGCGGTCAATATGCGAAAGGATATTATACGCTGGAAGCGGTGCAGGGGAAGAACCGGCAGGTGGTGAAGTTGGTGAAACTTTAA